From Candidatus Poribacteria bacterium:
TGTACAATTTTGGCAAGGATAACGCGAAACGGATAGCGTTAGCACCTTCCCAATCCGCAAATCATATTTCACACCTTCCTTAGCGAAAGTGATTGGTACGCTCTCTGTGCTAACAACTTCGCCGAGGACCTTACTGCGTTTCGTGATCATCAGATCGATTAAGGCGGTACGCTGTTTCGATGTCGCCTGCTCATCGATATACAGGACGCTGCGGCGTGTGTTGGTATCAATCGCAAGGTTGTTCTGCGCTGTCACCACTGCAACAACAGTCAACCCGTCTAACGAGACACCCTTCCAGGTCCCTTGACGGATATTCCATACGAGAGTTGCCTCCCTACCCCCTTCGACGTACTCAGCACCGTAATGACACGCCCCGACATAAACACTGACAGATCGGGCTTCCAAATACTCGCCCTGCACGGTTTCAGATTGTGTAGCCAACCCACCAGTGACGGTCAGTAAAAGCGCGATTGCTGTTAAGGTGAAGATCTTGGTTATCATCTCTGGGCTCCCTTCTAAAGATCGAACGAAAGTAGGGACACCCCTTGTGGGTGCCCTGCTCTCATGTGTGTGCAAGTTGCAAGGCAGTTTATCATACCCAAGTTATGGCGTCAAGTGAAAAGAAAATCCGCAAGAGAAAGTATTAACCAATGGTGCGAGTTTGCAATGGAATTTTCGCTTGACGGAACCCATGAAATATGATAGATTGTGTTC
This genomic window contains:
- a CDS encoding DUF1326 domain-containing protein, producing the protein MITKIFTLTAIALLLTVTGGLATQSETVQGEYLEARSVSVYVGACHYGAEYVEGGREATLVWNIRQGTWKGVSLDGLTVVAVVTAQNNLAIDTNTRRSVLYIDEQATSKQRTALIDLMITKRSKVLGEVVSTESVPITFAKEGVKYDLRIGKVLTLSVSRYPCQNCTQPHQIWYKPLEQLDTPIVGKSTSYCYQDKILSVTWNCGEDTNNVFVGDFAM